The Streptomyces sp. NBC_01454 genome includes a window with the following:
- a CDS encoding NUDIX hydrolase, translating into MTTTSVPGELPGSAMTDEAYGALRASAALWVGTSVLITNQLGQVLVQHVDYLDTCLLPGGAVDQGESPAHAAARELGQELGITAALNQGLAVDWVAAGSTSAPAAMRFPGELLHVLDGGVWNDDRIGEIRLPPSEITAVEFVEPARLPELLSPADTRRALSALRARINSAGTALLENGQPIAPTVLDRLGVLRTARPAYRYPWHPGPALQDLTVTQVWGWLFAPDGRVLVLLEPDTAVAILPGGTPEEQDHDDPVATLRRETEEEAAARIINPLLLGHVTDPSARRGYLRYAAALTEIGPAQPDPATGHTYTRILATPEQAAELFDWGPATAHQLAAVHQARRQLGLPRATRQPVTELTDPITW; encoded by the coding sequence ATGACGACCACATCCGTTCCCGGCGAGCTGCCCGGCAGCGCCATGACCGACGAGGCGTACGGCGCTCTGCGCGCCTCGGCCGCCCTGTGGGTCGGGACGTCCGTGCTGATCACCAACCAGTTGGGGCAGGTCCTGGTCCAACATGTTGACTATCTCGACACATGCCTCCTGCCAGGCGGTGCCGTCGACCAGGGCGAGTCCCCCGCTCACGCCGCCGCCCGTGAACTGGGCCAGGAACTCGGGATCACCGCTGCCCTCAACCAGGGCCTGGCCGTCGACTGGGTCGCCGCCGGCAGCACCAGCGCACCAGCGGCCATGCGGTTTCCCGGCGAGCTCCTCCACGTCCTCGACGGCGGAGTCTGGAACGACGACCGGATCGGCGAAATCCGTCTACCGCCCAGCGAGATCACCGCAGTCGAATTCGTCGAACCCGCCCGGCTGCCCGAGCTGCTCTCCCCGGCCGACACCCGACGCGCCCTGTCCGCGCTGCGGGCCCGGATCAACTCCGCCGGCACGGCACTCCTGGAGAACGGCCAACCCATCGCCCCCACAGTCCTAGACCGCCTCGGCGTTCTACGGACGGCCCGCCCGGCCTACCGCTACCCCTGGCACCCCGGACCGGCCCTGCAGGACCTCACCGTCACGCAGGTGTGGGGCTGGCTGTTCGCGCCGGACGGACGCGTCCTGGTCCTCCTCGAACCCGACACCGCAGTCGCCATCCTGCCCGGCGGCACACCCGAGGAGCAGGACCACGACGACCCTGTAGCCACCCTGCGCCGCGAGACCGAAGAAGAAGCAGCCGCCCGGATCATCAACCCGCTGCTCCTGGGACACGTCACCGACCCCTCCGCCCGGCGCGGATACCTGCGCTACGCCGCCGCACTCACCGAAATCGGTCCCGCCCAGCCCGACCCGGCCACCGGCCACACCTACACCCGCATCCTGGCCACTCCCGAACAAGCCGCCGAACTCTTCGACTGGGGGCCGGCGACCGCACACCAACTCGCCGCGGTCCACCAGGCCCGCCGACAACTCGGTCTCCCCCGAGCCACCCGCCAGCCCGTCACCGAACTCACCGACCCCATCACCTGGTAG
- a CDS encoding M15 family metallopeptidase — MTTSSIVLMSDPRVAAIPVQERGEALLDARVHGLMVDDRKQDAAGAWAHIRRGVLTRLQQAQALLPGGVRLLFIEGYRPPSLQRRYFEEYSDELARANPDWHAAELREAASRFVSPPEIAPHSAGAAVDVTLIDHQGRELDMGTRVNASPEESDGACYTDAPGLSVRARTNRATLAGALSTAGLINYGTEWWHWSFGDRYWALQTQQPAALYGPVELP, encoded by the coding sequence ATGACCACCAGCAGCATCGTCTTGATGTCCGACCCGCGGGTCGCCGCGATCCCCGTCCAAGAGCGCGGCGAGGCCCTCCTCGACGCCCGGGTGCACGGCTTGATGGTCGACGACCGCAAGCAGGACGCTGCGGGCGCCTGGGCCCACATCCGCCGGGGTGTGCTCACGCGGCTCCAGCAGGCGCAAGCGCTGCTACCCGGCGGTGTGCGGCTGCTGTTCATTGAGGGTTACCGGCCCCCGTCTCTGCAGCGCCGGTACTTCGAGGAGTACTCCGATGAGCTCGCGCGCGCCAACCCGGACTGGCACGCTGCCGAACTCCGGGAGGCAGCCAGCCGCTTCGTGTCGCCTCCGGAGATCGCGCCGCACTCCGCCGGCGCGGCCGTCGACGTGACCCTGATCGACCACCAGGGCCGCGAGCTGGACATGGGCACACGCGTCAACGCCTCCCCGGAGGAGTCCGACGGCGCCTGCTACACCGACGCCCCCGGCCTCAGTGTCCGGGCCCGCACGAACCGGGCCACCCTGGCCGGCGCGCTGTCCACCGCAGGCTTGATCAATTACGGGACCGAGTGGTGGCACTGGTCGTTCGGCGACCGGTACTGGGCGCTGCAGACCCAGCAGCCCGCCGCCCTCTACGGTCCCGTCGAACTGCCCTGA
- a CDS encoding NUDIX hydrolase produces the protein MNTEHETAPALPEQPQMPEAEYARSRNAVWMSAAALFTDPLGRVLLVKPTYREQWLLPGGGAEPGESPAQAWVREVREELGVERTPGRLLAVHWLPPDHPDIDAGMTVPGEVRYILDGGTLTREEMAALRVPADELLGFEFVDSTQARERMIPVDGQIMLAALRARLSGTTAHLESGRHVGEVPPLDRHDVYVRPRAGRTWPWHSEPVPAGLSVMQSWGWLFVPDGRVILVVDPGNRLPALPGGTVETTDASPEETLRREAIEEAQVTIGDDIVRLGWVHDATGEVYGGIGPCARLRLAAPVTGVGPAGVDPATGRVFARLLATPDQAAALLGWGESGYQQAELAARWAHERWGIPRAAAGPVTELRATHV, from the coding sequence ATGAATACGGAGCACGAGACCGCCCCCGCCCTCCCTGAGCAACCGCAGATGCCGGAGGCTGAGTACGCCCGCTCCCGGAACGCGGTCTGGATGAGCGCTGCGGCCCTGTTCACCGACCCGCTCGGCCGCGTTCTGCTGGTCAAGCCCACCTACCGTGAGCAGTGGCTGCTGCCCGGCGGTGGCGCCGAGCCCGGGGAGAGCCCCGCGCAGGCGTGGGTGAGGGAGGTCCGCGAGGAACTCGGCGTGGAGCGGACGCCGGGTCGGCTTCTGGCCGTGCACTGGCTGCCCCCGGATCATCCGGACATCGATGCCGGCATGACCGTGCCCGGTGAGGTCCGGTACATCCTGGACGGCGGCACTCTCACCAGGGAGGAGATGGCGGCGCTGCGCGTGCCCGCCGACGAGTTGCTGGGATTCGAGTTCGTCGACTCCACGCAGGCCCGCGAACGGATGATCCCGGTCGACGGGCAGATCATGCTCGCCGCGCTGCGTGCCCGGCTGTCCGGCACGACCGCGCACTTGGAGAGCGGCCGGCACGTCGGTGAGGTCCCGCCGCTGGACCGCCACGACGTGTATGTCCGGCCCCGGGCCGGTCGCACGTGGCCCTGGCATTCGGAACCGGTGCCGGCGGGGTTATCGGTGATGCAGTCGTGGGGGTGGCTGTTCGTACCGGACGGCCGCGTGATCCTCGTCGTGGACCCCGGCAACCGGCTCCCCGCGCTGCCGGGAGGAACGGTCGAGACCACGGACGCCTCGCCCGAGGAGACGCTGCGGCGCGAGGCGATCGAAGAGGCTCAGGTGACGATCGGCGACGACATCGTCCGGCTCGGCTGGGTCCATGACGCGACGGGGGAGGTCTACGGGGGCATCGGGCCGTGCGCACGCCTCCGCCTGGCGGCCCCCGTCACAGGTGTCGGGCCGGCCGGGGTGGATCCGGCCACCGGCCGCGTCTTCGCTCGGTTGCTTGCCACCCCTGACCAGGCGGCCGCGCTCCTGGGCTGGGGCGAGAGCGGCTACCAGCAGGCCGAACTCGCCGCCCGCTGGGCGCATGAACGGTGGGGTATCCCCCGCGCGGCAGCGGGCCCGGTTACCGAACTCCGCGCGACGCACGTATGA
- a CDS encoding PIG-L deacetylase family protein, whose amino-acid sequence MSDSDELTPEKAASSAWPSLLGVFAHPDDESLLAGGVLAQHAAAHARTAVVTMTWAPDSPRAPELADALRALGAGPPRMLGYGDARNERAAPGRPRLVDAPLDEVVAALVQQIRSFRPDIVVTHDALGQLTGHPDHRRTHQAALLAVQDAGLAHLHPEAGEPWQPRAVYCATHPESGVGKLGPLLEAVGKAVLAVPDPYATTTVDVTPWLEQKWAAVLAHRGEVARERPLPGILARLPDEIRRGIIATEYFTRLATGPLPGAPHRLTA is encoded by the coding sequence GTGTCTGACTCCGACGAGCTGACCCCCGAGAAGGCGGCGTCCTCCGCCTGGCCGTCCCTGCTCGGCGTGTTCGCCCATCCTGACGACGAGAGCCTCCTCGCCGGCGGTGTCCTCGCCCAGCACGCCGCCGCGCACGCGCGCACCGCTGTCGTCACCATGACGTGGGCGCCCGACAGCCCGAGGGCTCCTGAACTCGCCGACGCCTTGCGGGCGCTCGGCGCGGGTCCCCCTCGCATGCTCGGATACGGCGATGCCCGCAACGAGCGGGCGGCTCCCGGCCGTCCCCGGCTCGTCGACGCACCGCTCGACGAGGTGGTCGCCGCCCTGGTCCAGCAGATCCGCTCGTTTCGCCCCGACATCGTGGTCACGCACGACGCCCTGGGCCAGCTGACCGGTCACCCGGACCACCGCCGCACCCACCAGGCCGCTCTCCTCGCCGTTCAGGACGCGGGGCTCGCACACCTTCACCCCGAGGCAGGTGAGCCCTGGCAACCGCGCGCCGTGTACTGCGCCACGCACCCCGAGTCCGGTGTCGGCAAGCTCGGGCCGCTTCTGGAGGCCGTCGGCAAAGCCGTGCTCGCGGTGCCGGACCCGTACGCCACCACCACCGTCGACGTCACCCCGTGGCTGGAGCAGAAGTGGGCAGCGGTACTCGCGCACCGAGGGGAGGTTGCCCGCGAACGGCCGCTGCCCGGCATCCTCGCCCGCCTGCCCGATGAGATTCGGCGCGGCATCATCGCGACCGAGTACTTCACCCGGCTCGCGACCGGGCCACTCCCCGGCGCTCCCCATCGGCTCACTGCCTGA
- a CDS encoding 2'-5' RNA ligase family protein — protein MRDFWETHHWPEGERRAHWHLLFEDQPAVHDFARAHVGLLAQHAELSPVPVEWLHGTLQSVGPLTAETAAAVADAARPALAGIEPFEIEIGPAQAIHNGIVPAIYPEDRISELYWALRRATESVVGADTMPKAPERFWPHLSLAYSSAQWDHDELTRALVKLRPPRPRMTVTRAVLVDQEQAWRDKYTWTVIAEVPLGKGGAQT, from the coding sequence ATGCGGGACTTCTGGGAGACCCACCACTGGCCCGAGGGGGAACGGCGGGCGCACTGGCATCTGCTGTTCGAGGACCAGCCCGCCGTGCACGACTTCGCACGGGCCCATGTCGGCCTTCTGGCTCAGCACGCTGAGTTGAGCCCAGTACCGGTGGAGTGGCTGCACGGCACGCTCCAGTCGGTCGGTCCGCTGACGGCCGAGACGGCGGCCGCGGTAGCGGATGCCGCACGGCCGGCACTGGCCGGGATCGAGCCGTTCGAGATCGAGATCGGACCGGCACAGGCGATCCACAACGGCATCGTGCCGGCGATCTACCCCGAGGATCGGATCTCGGAGCTGTACTGGGCGCTGCGGCGCGCAACCGAAAGCGTGGTCGGCGCGGACACGATGCCCAAGGCCCCCGAGCGGTTCTGGCCGCATCTGAGCCTGGCCTACAGCAGTGCCCAGTGGGATCACGACGAACTGACCCGGGCCCTGGTCAAGCTCCGCCCGCCGCGCCCCCGGATGACGGTGACCCGAGCCGTCCTCGTCGACCAGGAACAGGCCTGGCGAGACAAGTACACGTGGACGGTGATCGCCGAAGTGCCGCTCGGCAAAGGCGGCGCTCAGACGTAG
- a CDS encoding endonuclease/exonuclease/phosphatase family protein gives MRTIRLANLNAYKLGRDTIDTASWKARVTAIGEIAPDILALQEVIVDETRPAEEWATEASTVIQQLAAETGLSATTLRADGTPGPTAMANNLARGWYTALLWNPSAVKPVAGGFRPYGAPDFWHGFTTVRFDIGSAEPVTVASYHGDPFRGNWRRDEAFRIKSAFRTTGGAKPGLALGDFNALSAANVDGPEGEQYYDPEPYLDHDHDDLEYQLLEGTIGTTQLADRRQSEVLLRRGFMVDAAAHLGVPWQATVGHWEDGQGDPDPWGARRIDLVYATRPVVPALVSYSTHTSPAAREASDHLPVICEIDPSKVSREA, from the coding sequence GTGCGGACCATACGTCTTGCCAACCTCAACGCCTACAAGCTCGGCCGCGACACGATCGACACCGCGTCGTGGAAGGCGCGCGTGACCGCGATCGGCGAGATCGCCCCGGACATCCTGGCCCTCCAGGAGGTGATCGTCGACGAGACCCGACCGGCCGAAGAGTGGGCGACCGAGGCATCGACGGTCATCCAGCAGCTCGCCGCCGAGACCGGGCTGAGCGCGACCACCCTGCGCGCCGATGGCACGCCCGGCCCCACCGCGATGGCCAACAACCTGGCGCGCGGCTGGTACACGGCACTCCTGTGGAACCCCAGCGCCGTCAAGCCGGTCGCAGGAGGCTTCCGCCCGTACGGTGCCCCGGACTTCTGGCACGGCTTCACCACGGTGCGCTTCGACATCGGGTCCGCCGAGCCGGTCACGGTCGCCTCGTACCACGGCGATCCGTTCCGCGGGAACTGGCGCCGGGACGAGGCGTTCCGCATCAAGAGCGCCTTCCGCACCACCGGTGGCGCCAAGCCCGGCCTGGCGCTGGGGGACTTCAACGCCCTGTCGGCCGCGAACGTCGACGGGCCGGAGGGCGAGCAGTACTACGATCCCGAGCCCTACCTCGACCATGACCACGACGACCTCGAGTACCAGCTGTTGGAGGGGACGATCGGCACCACGCAGCTGGCCGACCGCCGCCAGAGCGAGGTCCTCCTGCGGCGCGGGTTCATGGTCGACGCCGCCGCCCATCTCGGGGTGCCGTGGCAGGCGACCGTCGGGCACTGGGAGGACGGGCAGGGTGATCCCGACCCGTGGGGTGCGCGCCGTATCGACCTGGTGTACGCCACCCGGCCCGTCGTGCCGGCCCTGGTCAGCTACAGCACGCACACGAGCCCGGCCGCGAGGGAAGCCTCGGATCACCTGCCGGTGATCTGCGAGATCGACCCGTCCAAGGTCTCCAGGGAGGCGTGA
- a CDS encoding GFA family protein, translating to MNPSLRTTTPASDDPALPPAALPVRPAPVPGAAAAGLEPERRTGHCQCGDIAYEVLGTPDDPHLCSCEHETRISGGPAVLWVGFHKNGLKWTGPGGEPTWFATYPTLKRGFCPRCGTHLVSVANGSDMVMVTGFSLDDRSGTDPVGHSFREEAVPWMNITLATDPCASQPAAP from the coding sequence ATGAACCCCTCGCTCCGCACGACAACGCCCGCCTCTGATGACCCCGCTCTGCCACCTGCAGCTCTTCCGGTCCGGCCCGCGCCCGTTCCGGGTGCCGCGGCGGCAGGACTGGAACCGGAGCGCCGCACGGGACACTGCCAGTGCGGTGACATCGCATACGAGGTGCTCGGCACGCCGGACGACCCGCACCTGTGTTCCTGTGAACATGAAACCCGCATCTCGGGCGGCCCCGCCGTGCTCTGGGTCGGCTTCCACAAGAACGGACTGAAGTGGACCGGTCCCGGCGGTGAACCCACCTGGTTCGCGACCTACCCCACCCTGAAGCGGGGCTTCTGCCCGCGCTGCGGGACTCATCTCGTCTCCGTCGCCAACGGCTCGGACATGGTCATGGTGACCGGCTTCAGCCTCGACGACCGCAGCGGCACCGATCCCGTTGGGCACTCCTTCCGCGAGGAAGCCGTGCCGTGGATGAACATCACCCTCGCCACTGATCCGTGTGCCTCGCAGCCTGCCGCACCCTGA
- the fxlM gene encoding methyltransferase, FxLD system, whose translation MGTIRTDWSKHYTQGRGFRRLGNEEKTLLVEHAPAPEGGRALDVGCGTGEMSVYLASLGYEVDALDAVDAALARARTDHPDAKVRWLRLDIERDDPAPLDDTRYDLVVFRMSVAFVNDRTRVLHALGRRLREGGTMLVITPLAASTSAEKRHIALDEDEVSALTCGWTSVQRIAVGETAALVLGGPCADTVAMERSVPATGYAVAGALAVVTDEHGRVLLGWSKRGMWEIPGGKIEGAEPLDGAGVRELAEETGLHATGATVVTILTDAAQGVPRLTAVIRIAGFTGTLTTAEPHKFTRWEWHDLHGLACLGPVFTPSAQALNAVWPGVIPGLPSVHSYPTATEPAPVPGEPAEALRLRHRMADAVIAGGWAPSIVVQKALRTVPRHRFAPETDLKTVYDDDLAVVTRRDENGRATSSVSAAWLQADMAEQLQLKAGATVLEVGSGGYNAELLAHVLGERGRVVTVDVDRYVVQRTQRLCAEAGSGRVTAVLGDGGLGAPVHVPADGFDGIMITHNASDIAPAWREQLAEGARLVVPLEMGGYTRSLTLVRRGDVLHCEHWTYCGFVRDRGAAARTAPAVPLADGKVTVRWEDGTPGDTAGLDEALRGPRHERSTGLVVQGIFNFETLQVYAATTLAGFCRLSAPEGSTLVEQQDAAAILADGSLAYLTYRKVKDAPEPADRMTEFFIHAYGPAAEEVAERFAECVRVWDREVRESGYPPMTVHPAATPDDQLPPGDVLEKPSARLVLQWPGRTPADALSLSTAGGTACLTPTS comes from the coding sequence GTGGGAACCATCCGGACCGACTGGTCCAAGCACTACACCCAGGGGCGAGGCTTCCGGCGGCTCGGGAACGAGGAGAAGACCCTGCTCGTCGAGCACGCACCGGCGCCCGAGGGCGGCCGCGCGCTCGACGTCGGCTGCGGAACGGGCGAGATGTCCGTCTACCTCGCCTCGCTCGGGTACGAGGTGGACGCCCTCGATGCGGTTGACGCCGCGCTCGCGCGGGCCCGCACGGACCACCCCGACGCGAAGGTGCGCTGGCTACGCCTGGACATCGAACGCGACGACCCAGCCCCACTGGACGACACCCGGTACGACCTGGTGGTCTTCCGGATGTCGGTGGCCTTCGTGAACGACCGCACCCGTGTCCTGCATGCTCTCGGACGCCGGCTGCGCGAGGGCGGCACCATGCTGGTCATCACCCCGCTGGCCGCGAGCACTTCCGCCGAGAAGCGGCACATCGCACTGGACGAGGATGAGGTCAGCGCCCTCACCTGCGGATGGACGAGCGTTCAGCGCATCGCCGTCGGCGAAACGGCGGCACTGGTTCTGGGCGGGCCGTGCGCGGACACGGTCGCCATGGAACGGTCCGTGCCGGCCACCGGCTACGCCGTTGCCGGGGCGCTGGCCGTCGTCACCGACGAGCACGGGCGCGTTCTGCTCGGCTGGTCAAAACGCGGCATGTGGGAAATTCCGGGCGGGAAGATCGAGGGCGCCGAGCCGCTGGACGGAGCCGGGGTGCGCGAGCTCGCCGAGGAGACCGGCCTGCACGCCACCGGCGCCACCGTGGTGACCATCCTCACCGACGCCGCCCAAGGTGTCCCGCGGCTGACCGCCGTGATCCGGATCGCCGGCTTCACCGGCACCCTCACCACCGCGGAGCCGCACAAGTTCACCCGCTGGGAATGGCACGACCTCCACGGTCTGGCATGTCTCGGCCCGGTGTTCACCCCGAGCGCCCAGGCGCTGAACGCCGTCTGGCCCGGCGTCATCCCCGGCCTGCCGTCAGTCCACTCCTATCCGACCGCCACCGAACCGGCTCCAGTCCCCGGGGAGCCGGCCGAAGCCCTCCGGCTGCGCCACCGCATGGCAGATGCCGTCATCGCAGGCGGCTGGGCGCCCTCCATCGTTGTCCAAAAGGCGCTGCGCACGGTGCCGAGGCACCGGTTCGCGCCGGAGACGGACCTCAAGACCGTTTACGACGACGACCTGGCCGTCGTTACCCGCCGGGACGAGAACGGCCGGGCGACCAGCTCGGTCAGCGCCGCCTGGCTCCAGGCTGACATGGCCGAGCAACTCCAGCTGAAGGCCGGGGCGACCGTCCTCGAGGTCGGCTCCGGCGGATACAACGCGGAGCTCCTGGCGCACGTCCTGGGAGAGCGCGGCCGGGTGGTGACTGTGGATGTCGACCGGTACGTGGTGCAGCGAACACAACGGCTGTGTGCGGAGGCCGGCAGCGGCCGGGTCACCGCCGTCCTCGGCGACGGCGGACTCGGTGCGCCCGTCCACGTCCCGGCCGACGGCTTCGACGGGATCATGATCACGCACAATGCGTCCGACATCGCACCCGCATGGCGAGAGCAACTCGCCGAAGGGGCCCGGCTGGTCGTGCCACTGGAGATGGGCGGCTACACCCGTTCCCTCACCCTGGTCCGGCGCGGCGACGTGCTGCACTGCGAGCACTGGACGTACTGCGGGTTCGTACGCGACCGCGGCGCCGCCGCCCGTACCGCCCCGGCCGTCCCTCTGGCCGACGGCAAGGTCACGGTGCGGTGGGAGGACGGGACGCCCGGCGACACCGCCGGCCTCGACGAGGCTCTGCGCGGGCCCCGGCACGAGCGCTCCACGGGCCTCGTCGTACAGGGGATCTTCAACTTCGAGACGTTGCAGGTCTATGCCGCGACCACCCTGGCGGGGTTCTGCCGCCTGTCCGCGCCGGAAGGGTCCACGCTCGTGGAGCAGCAGGACGCGGCCGCGATCCTGGCGGATGGCTCGCTCGCCTACTTGACGTACCGGAAGGTCAAGGATGCTCCGGAGCCGGCCGACCGCATGACGGAGTTCTTCATCCACGCCTACGGCCCCGCAGCCGAAGAGGTGGCTGAGCGCTTCGCGGAGTGCGTGCGTGTCTGGGACCGCGAGGTGCGCGAGAGCGGCTACCCGCCGATGACCGTCCACCCGGCCGCAACGCCCGACGACCAGCTGCCGCCCGGCGACGTGCTCGAGAAGCCCAGCGCACGGCTTGTCCTCCAGTGGCCGGGGCGGACCCCCGCCGACGCACTGAGCCTCTCAACCGCAGGGGGGACAGCGTGTCTGACTCCGACGAGCTGA